In Clostridiisalibacter paucivorans DSM 22131, the sequence AAAGAATTATCCTTCGCTAATTATTCTATAAGTATATTTTAGCCTTAGGATATCTCTTTGTAAAAGTGTAATAAGAAATAAAATAAATTAATATGCTTAGAACACTTTTAAGAGTGGTTCTAAACATATTATACGAGGAGATGAATGATATGAAAAAAGTTTTGAATTTAAAATCGATTTTATTAGCTATCATGATAGTTTTTGTATCTTTAGTGAATGTAGGCTGTGGTGGAAGTGCCAATGAAGATTCAATTGATGAAGGTGAAAAGGATGCTGCAAATAAAGAGATTGTGTTGAATACATTCGACCATGAGGTAAAATATGATAAAGTACCTGAAAGAGTAGTAAGTATGAACCTACATACTACTGAAAATTTATTGGCATTGGGTCTTGGAGATATGATTGTAGGAACAGCATATGGAAATGCAGAAATATTACCAGAATATAAAGATATATATGAGAGTATACCTGAATTGGCAGAAAAATATCCATCGATGGAGGTACTTCTTTCGGTAGAACCAGATTTTGTATATGGAAGAAGTTCGGCATTTGGAGAAAAGGGGACAGCTTCTGTAGATACTTTGGTTGAAAATGGTATAATGCCCTATGTATCTAAGGCTACTTATACTCAAGGAGCAACAATAGAAGATACATTTGAAGATTTTTATAATTTAGGAAGGATATTTGATATAGAAGATAGAGCGGAAGAGTTAGTAAATGAAATGAAGATGAAAATTGAAAATGTACAATCAAAGACAGATAAAATAGACAATAAATTGAGGATATTTGTATATGATAGTGGAATGGATCAGGCATATACCGCAGGAAAGAGTCTTCAGACTAATATAATATCTTTAGCAGGAGGTAAAAATATATTTGATGATATAGAGAAGACATGGGCTAAGGTCAATTGGGAAACTGTAGTTGAAAGGGACCCAAATTGTATAGTAATAAATGACTATGG encodes:
- a CDS encoding ABC transporter substrate-binding protein → MKKVLNLKSILLAIMIVFVSLVNVGCGGSANEDSIDEGEKDAANKEIVLNTFDHEVKYDKVPERVVSMNLHTTENLLALGLGDMIVGTAYGNAEILPEYKDIYESIPELAEKYPSMEVLLSVEPDFVYGRSSAFGEKGTASVDTLVENGIMPYVSKATYTQGATIEDTFEDFYNLGRIFDIEDRAEELVNEMKMKIENVQSKTDKIDNKLRIFVYDSGMDQAYTAGKSLQTNIISLAGGKNIFDDIEKTWAKVNWETVVERDPNCIVINDYGNTSAEEKIEFLKSNPALSEITAIKENRFVILPLPSVFTGVRNGDAVEYLAKEFYPELFK